The [Limnothrix rosea] IAM M-220 genome includes a window with the following:
- a CDS encoding lipocalin-like domain-containing protein produces MKGLKRFSLVLLAVGFALGLALWPRPGITNSGQASVEWLTAQDVETTAEFTRAIAPKSLEFPKDLGSHDDYQTEWWYYTGNLETETGREFGYQLTFFRRALTPDTAAVENVSDWRSPQVYFSHFTVSDIADQAFYPHERFSRASAGLSGAQAMPYRVWLENWSAEEIAPGKVRLIAQADDASLDLVLNETLPPVLQGDRGYSKKGNEIGNASYYYSIVQQQTEGTITVGDQDFDVTGLTWKDHEYSTSILSPGTVGWDWFSLQFDDGSALMLYELRQEDGGINDASSGTYISSTGKTQAISYKDRTIDIQKTWHSPISGADYPSQWHIEIPKLNLTLDGKALMANQELNVSTTYWEGAVSFTGTVAAKPVSAKGYVEMSGYADRLDTVL; encoded by the coding sequence ATGAAAGGATTAAAACGATTTTCTTTGGTCTTACTGGCCGTTGGTTTCGCTTTGGGTTTGGCCTTGTGGCCACGGCCGGGCATTACAAATAGTGGTCAGGCATCGGTGGAATGGTTAACGGCTCAGGATGTTGAGACTACGGCGGAATTTACCCGGGCGATCGCCCCTAAGTCCCTAGAATTTCCCAAAGATTTAGGCTCCCACGACGATTATCAAACGGAATGGTGGTATTACACGGGTAATCTCGAAACCGAGACAGGGCGAGAATTTGGCTACCAACTCACCTTTTTCCGTCGAGCTTTAACCCCCGACACTGCTGCAGTCGAAAATGTATCGGACTGGCGATCGCCCCAAGTTTATTTTTCCCACTTCACCGTGAGCGATATTGCCGATCAAGCTTTCTATCCCCATGAGCGCTTTAGTCGAGCATCGGCAGGATTATCAGGTGCTCAAGCCATGCCCTACCGTGTGTGGCTAGAAAATTGGTCGGCGGAGGAAATTGCCCCCGGCAAAGTGCGTCTGATTGCCCAGGCCGATGATGCCTCTCTCGACTTAGTTTTAAATGAAACCTTACCGCCAGTTTTGCAGGGCGATCGCGGCTACAGCAAAAAAGGCAATGAAATCGGTAACGCTTCCTATTACTATTCCATCGTCCAACAACAAACCGAAGGCACTATCACCGTTGGAGATCAAGATTTTGACGTTACTGGCTTAACTTGGAAAGACCATGAATATTCCACCTCTATCCTGAGTCCCGGCACTGTGGGTTGGGATTGGTTTTCCTTACAATTCGACGATGGTTCCGCTTTGATGCTCTATGAGTTGCGACAGGAAGATGGCGGTATAAACGATGCTTCTAGCGGCACTTACATTAGCTCAACTGGTAAAACCCAAGCTATTTCCTACAAGGATCGGACAATCGATATCCAGAAAACTTGGCATAGCCCCATTAGTGGTGCTGACTATCCCTCCCAATGGCATATCGAAATTCCCAAATTGAACTTGACTCTAGATGGTAAAGCACTCATGGCAAACCAAGAGCTAAACGTTTCGACCACCTACTGGGAGGGAGCCGTTAGTTTTACTGGAACGGTAGCGGCTAAACCTGTTTCTGCTAAGGGCTACGTTGAAATGTCCGGCTATGCCGATCGCCTTGATACGGTACTTTAA